The following are encoded in a window of Peromyscus eremicus chromosome 12, PerEre_H2_v1, whole genome shotgun sequence genomic DNA:
- the Polr2h gene encoding DNA-directed RNA polymerases I, II, and III subunit RPABC3 isoform X1, with the protein MAGILFEDIFDVKDIDPEGKKFDRVSRLHCESESFKMDLILDVNIQIYPVDLGDKFRLVIASTLYEDGTLDDGEYNPTDDRPSRADQFEYVMYGKVYRIEGDETSTEAATRLSAYVSYGGLLMRLQGDANNLHGFEVDSRVYLLMKKLAF; encoded by the exons ATGGCGGGCATCCTGTTCGAGGATATTTTTGACGTGAAAGACATTGACCCAGAAGGCAAGAAATTTGACCGAG TATCTCGGCTGCACTGTGAGAGTGAATCTTTCAAGATGGACCTCATCCTAGACGTAAACATTCAGATTTACCCCGTAGACTTAG GTGACAAGTTCCGATTGGTCATAGCCAGCACTTTGTATGAAGATGGTACCTTGGATGATGGTGAATACAATCCCACAGATGACAGGCCTTCCAG GGCTGACCAGTTTGAGTATGTAATGTATGGGAAAGTGTACAGAATTGAGGGGGATGAGACCTCAACGGAAGCAGCCACGCGCCT CTCTGCATATGTGTCCTACGGGGGCCTGCTCATGCGGCTTCAGGGTGATGCCAACAATCTGCACGGATTTGAGGTGGATTCCAGAGTCTACCTGCTGATGAAGAAGCTGGCGTTCTGA
- the Polr2h gene encoding DNA-directed RNA polymerases I, II, and III subunit RPABC3 isoform X2 — protein MDLILDVNIQIYPVDLGDKFRLVIASTLYEDGTLDDGEYNPTDDRPSRADQFEYVMYGKVYRIEGDETSTEAATRLSAYVSYGGLLMRLQGDANNLHGFEVDSRVYLLMKKLAF, from the exons ATGGACCTCATCCTAGACGTAAACATTCAGATTTACCCCGTAGACTTAG GTGACAAGTTCCGATTGGTCATAGCCAGCACTTTGTATGAAGATGGTACCTTGGATGATGGTGAATACAATCCCACAGATGACAGGCCTTCCAG GGCTGACCAGTTTGAGTATGTAATGTATGGGAAAGTGTACAGAATTGAGGGGGATGAGACCTCAACGGAAGCAGCCACGCGCCT CTCTGCATATGTGTCCTACGGGGGCCTGCTCATGCGGCTTCAGGGTGATGCCAACAATCTGCACGGATTTGAGGTGGATTCCAGAGTCTACCTGCTGATGAAGAAGCTGGCGTTCTGA